The sequence below is a genomic window from Nitrospirota bacterium.
GATGACGGTTTTTTCTTCGGAGCAGCTTTCTTTGCAGTTTTCTTTTTCACAGGTTTTTTTGCGGGCTTCTTTTTCGGTTTTGCCGGTTTTTGTGCGGATGCTGAAATCTCTGCCACTTCGATTCCGCAGCAGTAAATAGGACTCAGAACTCCTTCTCCGGTTGACGTGACAACTACTTCATTTCCGCAATGTTCACATTCGTAAGTGATAATTCTTGCTTTTGCCATCATTATCCCTCCTTAATGTTTTATAGTATTAGTATAGTAGTTTTTATGATGTTTTGAAACTCGGAGGAAAAGATCAGGAAAAACCTTTTCCTGCCAAGGAGCAAAGGTATTCTTTCTTCACGGGTGAGTATACAGTCCGTGAGGCGGGAACCCCGGCATGAAAGGGAATTTGAGGGGAGTGATAAAAACAGCAGGGAATGGCGGGCAATAAATGCTGATTCGTATGACGAAACAGAATAACGGGTGTGACCGGTGCGGTACCTGCTGCCGGAAAGGAGGACCGGTACTGCACCATGACGACAAGAGTATCCTGCGTGAAGGTCATGCCGGTCACCAGCATCTGGTGACAATCCGCAAGGGAGAACTGGCGTATGATCCTGTGTACGGGAAGCTTCGGCAGGTGCAAAAGGAGATGGTCAGGGTGATCGGCAAGGATGATGCGTGGTCCTGTGTTTTTTATGAAGAAAAAAATGCAGAGTGTTCTGTTTACAGGAACCGTTTTCTTGAATGCCGCCTTCTGAAGTGCTGGGATACGTCCGGACTGATATCCGTGATCGGGAAAAATACGATCGTCCGGGCTGACATTATCAATGCGAATGACCCTGTGCTGGAATTTATCAGGTTGCATGAGCAGGAATGTCCCGTTATGGAGATACAGAAGCTCATAGCCGGCCTGTCATCAGCAGGGGCAAGACAGGAAATCTTATCACGGATTGGAGAATTTGTCCGCAGGGATCAGTCAATGCGCGCGCATGCACTGACAGAACTCGGAATTAGAAAAGAGTATGAGTTCTTCATTTTCGGAAGACCACTGACCAGACTGCTGGAAGATCATGGGCTGGCAGTCCGTAACGGTGATAATGCGACATCATTCGATCTTGCGGTACAACGGTCAGAAAAGCATGGAACCCCAGACTGAAATTGAAGAAAAGATCCTTTACTATATCTATCATTCCGGGCCTGTGTTTGCAAAAAAGCTGTCAAGTCGGCTGAATGAAGACATTACGGCAGTAACCCGGTGCATCAAGCGCCTTGAGGCAGCTGGGCTGCTTGAACGCATGACCGGCACAATGGTGGATTACCGTATCGACAGGCGAAACAGGGTTACGAAACACCGGAACCATACCTATTATGACCTTACAAGAAAGGGAAGGCTGTTCATGAGGAATTTCCGCGGCAGACCGCAGGTGGACCTTCGGCCACCATACAGACAGGTCTGATGATTGACAAGACAAACATCATCGCAACTGTCATGGAGAAACTCGTGAAACTTCCGGAAGGACACTGCCTCGATCTCCGAACGTATAAACGGAACAGATCTGTCATTATAGTGAAACAGCCGAAGGATGTATACATGGTCATTGAGGATGGTTTTTTCAGGGAGAGATTCCATGTGACGCATCTCAAGATAAAAAAATTACTGACTATGCTCCTGAAAAGGGAATTTCCCAGGAGCAACAAGATCAGGCTCTACAATATGGGACTGTTCTCAGAATCCGGGCACTGTAGTGTCAGAAGGAAAATACTCTGAAAACAGTTTTTTCATATGAAATTCCGGAGCGGCAGTGCGGTGTTCTGCAATGCACGGAAAAGAGGGCCAAAACGTCCCGCAAAAAACTGCCGGGCGCATATTCGACCGGAGGTGAACAGGTGAATACGGAAGACAAGAGCGACACTGATATATCCGAAGAAGAATTGCCTGAAGAGCAGCGGGCATATATCCGGCAGATGATCGAAAAGCTGATGGAGAAAAGAATCTTCGTGGTATACGGCGATGAAGATGAAGCAGCGGAACCCGTTATTTTTGATGAGGGAGGAAGGCGGGAGTTGTGCAATGCGATATGTTGCAGTTTTATCTTTGCCCTTACGAAAAGGGATGTGGAAAAGGGGATTGTAAAGTGGAATCCCAAGAAGCCTTACTTTATTGCACGCGATGAAGACGGATACTGCCCACACCTTGACCGGGTAACCCTCATGTGCATGATTTGGGACGACAGGCCCGAACGATGCCGGAATTTTGACTGCAGGCAGGATAAGAACGTCTGGCTTGACTGGGGAAAAGGCATTCTTCACGAGGATGTCTTCAATCATCTCCCTGCAAAAAAACAGAAATAATGCCGGTGTGGCCGGTGAGATTTCCGAATTATCGGCGTTTAGTCTAAAATAAAAAAAGAGGGAGTATCAGACAGGATTGCGGAGATGAAAACGAAAAAGACCGAAGCGAATGTTACCTTAACAGCAAAAAAGAACCAGAAGCTCAAATGCTGGGAATTCTTTCATTGTGATGAGACCAGTTGCCCGGCATACCATTCCAAAAACCTTTCCTGCTGGCTTTATTCAGGAACCCATTGCAGAAACGACATTCAGGGAAAGTTTCTGGAAAAGATAGAGATGTGCCTTGCGTGCGAGGTGTTCAGGACGAATAGCGACGTCTATGCGATGAAGCATACCCTGAACCTTATAAGTGAGCAGATAAAGGAATACAGTAAACTTGTTACCCGCAGGGACAAAGAGCTAGAAGAAATGAGCATGGAACTTGCGCTGAGCCTTTCAGAAGTGTTTGAAGCGCTCAAAAAGATTTCTTCCGGTGATCCGACTGTGAGAATCCGTGAGGAATCGAAGATCGATCTGATCAAGAAATTAAAGCATATTGTCAATTTAACGGCAGAAGAAATCGGTGAAATTGTCGACCAGTCTCATGAATTTGCAATCGTTCTTGCAGAGCATTTCGATGTGCTGCACAGGGTATCCAGAGGGGATTTGAACGCGAAGGTGTATGGAACATCGCAGATTGAATTGCTGGAATCCCTGAAAAAAATTACGAATGAGACGATAAGCAGCATATCCAGAGAAATAACCAAACGTAAACAGGCCGAGACATCATTGCTGAAGGCACATGATGAACTCGAACACCGGGTAGAGGAGCGTACTGCAGAATTAATACTTTTGAATGAAAAACTGCAGCAGGAGATTGCAGAGCGAAGGAAAGCAGAAGAAGCTCTTCAGCAGAGTGAAAAATACCACCGGACGCTTATAGAAACCATGAATGAAGGGCTGTCGGTTGTCGACAAGGATGGCCTTATCACCTTTGTGAATAACCAGTTCTGCGATATTACAGGATACAGCCGCAAAGAACTTATCGGGTACCATGAAAATGTCACGCTGGACAAGGAAAACCAGAAGATATTAAGAAAAGAATGGGCAAAAAGAGTGAAAGGCGGTTCATCCCTCTATGAAATAACCCTGACGCGAAAAGACAATACAAAAGTACATACCCTTGTTTCCCCGAGTCCTCTTTTCGACGAAGAAGGAAAATTTATCGGCAGCTTCGGCATCTTTACCGACATTACCGACCGCAAGAAAGCTGACGAGAAGCTTTTGTCCTATCAGAAACAGTTGCGGTCGCTCGCTTCAGAGCTGTCACTGGTCGAGGAAAGGCAACGGCGCTGCATAGCAACTGAGCTAAGCGACTATGTCGGCCGGACGCTCTCGTTCTGCAAAAACAAGCTGGAGATCATGGCACAATCGGTCGATCAGGAAAATCTTAAGGCATCCGCATCAGAGATAATAGACCTTATCGAGCAGACTGTCGAATATACCAAAACATTGACGTTCGAGTTGGGGACGCCTTTGCTCTATGAAGAGGGGCTTGAATCAGCGCTTAAATGGCTCGGATATCAGTTCCAGAAACAGCTCGGACTGGTCTTTCGTTTCGAAGATGACCTGAAGCCCAAGCCGCTGAGTGACGAGACAGCGGTGCTCCTGTATCAGGCAGTCCGCGAACTGATGATCAACGTATCGAGGCATGCGAAGGCACATACTATCACGTTGTCCATACAGAGGGATTATAAAAGGGTGATTATTGATGTGAAAGACGACGGCATAGGGTTTGATGTGTCCCAGATTGATCCCCACTCAAGCAAATCCAGCGGATTCGGACTCTTTACCATCCATGAAAGGTTGAAATATCTGGGCGGACATTTCAAGATTGATTCTGCTCCCGGTTCCGGCACCCATGCAGTCCTTATTGCACCTCTCAAATCGGCAAAGAAGCAGTTATAGAATTGTCCTGTCAGATGCGGAGTCAGGAACGTGGTATCCTCAGGTCCGGCTCAAGAGGGCAATGCCTTTTTTCCTGTCAGGCCTTGCATAGCAGAGAATCCCAACCCATATTATTCATAAATTTTTCTGATTATCCTGAGGACAGCGTATTTTTTTCTCATTCTCGGTCGTTCCTCGCTGCGAGGCGTTTGCCTCTTTATTTTTCATATGGTATATTTGACTATCAGCAAAAGAATCCGCGCAAATACTCCATCCTCAGCCACTCTTCCCATTTTTATGAATAATATGGACCAGAGGTTTTCGATATGGTATGTATTCCTGTGAAGCGATTTGTATGCATTGTTGTCGCAGCTTTCATAATCATTCCGCTGTCAGCGTCTGCGGCTGAAGTACGAGAATACAGGCTTGAAAACGGTCTTAAGGTTCTTGTGATCGAAGAACACAAGGCCCCGGTTGCGACATTTCAGATATGGTACAGGACTGGTTCGCGCAATGACCCGGCAGGAAAAACCGGTCTGAGTCATCTGCTTGAGCATATGATGTTCAGGGGCACGAGAGACTGCAGTTCTGCGGATTTCGCCAGAATTATCCAGATGAACAGCGGTGAGGATAATGCCTATACGACAGATGACTATACCGTGTATTATCAGGTCTTCCCTTCCGAAAAAGTCTTTCTTTCGATCGGACTTGAGGCGGACAGGATGCGGAATCTTCTCTTATCTCCGGATAATGTCGAAGCCGAGAAGCATGTTGTCATGGAAGAGCGGAGACTGGAACATGAAGATGATCCGCATGTCGCATTGTTTGATGAAGTCAGGGCGATTGCGTTCAAGGTGCATCCGTACCGGAGGCCGGTCATAGGATGGATGTCGGATCTCAAGACAATCGAGAGGGGAGATCTGGCATCCTACTACAGGACCTGGTATGCTCCTGAGAATGCTTTCGTCGTGGTTGCGGGAGATGTAAGACCAGACGAGATAGCGGGAAGAATAGAGAAGGCTTTTGCGTCCGTTCCCTCAGGAGCTCCCCGCATACCTGTCGGCACTGACGAGCCGATTCAGGAAGGAGCGAGG
It includes:
- a CDS encoding YkgJ family cysteine cluster protein; protein product: MTKQNNGCDRCGTCCRKGGPVLHHDDKSILREGHAGHQHLVTIRKGELAYDPVYGKLRQVQKEMVRVIGKDDAWSCVFYEEKNAECSVYRNRFLECRLLKCWDTSGLISVIGKNTIVRADIINANDPVLEFIRLHEQECPVMEIQKLIAGLSSAGARQEILSRIGEFVRRDQSMRAHALTELGIRKEYEFFIFGRPLTRLLEDHGLAVRNGDNATSFDLAVQRSEKHGTPD
- a CDS encoding DUF2250 domain-containing protein, whose protein sequence is MEPQTEIEEKILYYIYHSGPVFAKKLSSRLNEDITAVTRCIKRLEAAGLLERMTGTMVDYRIDRRNRVTKHRNHTYYDLTRKGRLFMRNFRGRPQVDLRPPYRQV
- a CDS encoding YkgJ family cysteine cluster protein, which codes for MNTEDKSDTDISEEELPEEQRAYIRQMIEKLMEKRIFVVYGDEDEAAEPVIFDEGGRRELCNAICCSFIFALTKRDVEKGIVKWNPKKPYFIARDEDGYCPHLDRVTLMCMIWDDRPERCRNFDCRQDKNVWLDWGKGILHEDVFNHLPAKKQK
- a CDS encoding PAS domain S-box protein, with amino-acid sequence MKTKKTEANVTLTAKKNQKLKCWEFFHCDETSCPAYHSKNLSCWLYSGTHCRNDIQGKFLEKIEMCLACEVFRTNSDVYAMKHTLNLISEQIKEYSKLVTRRDKELEEMSMELALSLSEVFEALKKISSGDPTVRIREESKIDLIKKLKHIVNLTAEEIGEIVDQSHEFAIVLAEHFDVLHRVSRGDLNAKVYGTSQIELLESLKKITNETISSISREITKRKQAETSLLKAHDELEHRVEERTAELILLNEKLQQEIAERRKAEEALQQSEKYHRTLIETMNEGLSVVDKDGLITFVNNQFCDITGYSRKELIGYHENVTLDKENQKILRKEWAKRVKGGSSLYEITLTRKDNTKVHTLVSPSPLFDEEGKFIGSFGIFTDITDRKKADEKLLSYQKQLRSLASELSLVEERQRRCIATELSDYVGRTLSFCKNKLEIMAQSVDQENLKASASEIIDLIEQTVEYTKTLTFELGTPLLYEEGLESALKWLGYQFQKQLGLVFRFEDDLKPKPLSDETAVLLYQAVRELMINVSRHAKAHTITLSIQRDYKRVIIDVKDDGIGFDVSQIDPHSSKSSGFGLFTIHERLKYLGGHFKIDSAPGSGTHAVLIAPLKSAKKQL
- a CDS encoding pitrilysin family protein, which translates into the protein MVCIPVKRFVCIVVAAFIIIPLSASAAEVREYRLENGLKVLVIEEHKAPVATFQIWYRTGSRNDPAGKTGLSHLLEHMMFRGTRDCSSADFARIIQMNSGEDNAYTTDDYTVYYQVFPSEKVFLSIGLEADRMRNLLLSPDNVEAEKHVVMEERRLEHEDDPHVALFDEVRAIAFKVHPYRRPVIGWMSDLKTIERGDLASYYRTWYAPENAFVVVAGDVRPDEIAGRIEKAFASVPSGAPRIPVGTDEPIQEGARRVSLKREAETQYVLRAYHTPVFPDEDYFALDILQYILAGGKSSRLYRSLVYEKKVALEADAEYIGLSRDSSLFLIDAKAAPGTDIRKLETALGAEIEIIRTVPLSEYEITKARNQIEADYVTGKDSVETLAERYAVFEMLGDWRHANRYLERIRQVTPGDIMKAAERYFTDDNSITGILIPRENGQP